A stretch of the Mycobacteroides immunogenum genome encodes the following:
- a CDS encoding flotillin family protein, producing the protein MSPLLIVVIIAIAALVLFVALPLIYVRNYVKVPPNEVAVFTGRGQPKVVRGGARFKMPGIERVDIMSLEPFNVNINLQNALSNNGVPVNVEAVGLVRIGSNDEAVQTAVQRFLTSDLSELQRQINEILAGSLRGITATMTVEDLNSNRDSLARSVVEEAGGDLARIGMEVDVLKIAGISDRNGYLESLGQRRIAEVRRDATVGTAEAERDAQIQSAQARQAGAIAQAEADTAIATATQKRDVELARLRAQTEAENAQADQAGPLAQARAEKDVGIAREQAEAARVQARTEVEQRRTEQAQAALQADVIAPAEARRQADIAIAEGARQAAILKAQSDAEAERQKGAAEADARKAAADAFRVEQQAAAEGAKAKLLAEADGTKAKLLADAEGIKAKLLAEADGKKEVAAALNAYTPEAARLLTLPDILNSVVQATEAASKPIGEIENLSIIGGAGDTQDALGTLFGVSPQAVAKVIESLRVSGIDVPDLLRRAQQPNEPAPRAPAPAAHPEGSVEE; encoded by the coding sequence ATGAGCCCGCTTCTCATCGTCGTCATCATCGCCATCGCGGCGCTGGTGCTGTTCGTGGCGCTACCGCTCATCTACGTGCGCAACTACGTCAAGGTGCCGCCGAACGAAGTCGCGGTGTTCACGGGACGCGGTCAGCCGAAGGTGGTGCGTGGCGGTGCCCGGTTCAAGATGCCGGGTATCGAGCGCGTGGACATCATGTCCCTGGAACCGTTCAACGTGAACATCAACCTGCAGAATGCCCTGTCCAACAACGGTGTTCCGGTCAACGTCGAGGCTGTCGGACTAGTGCGCATCGGCTCCAACGACGAGGCCGTGCAGACAGCCGTGCAACGCTTCCTCACCTCCGACCTCTCCGAGTTGCAACGGCAGATCAACGAAATCCTGGCGGGCAGCCTGCGCGGCATCACCGCCACCATGACCGTCGAGGACCTGAACTCCAACCGCGACTCGCTGGCACGCAGCGTGGTCGAAGAGGCCGGCGGCGACCTCGCGCGTATCGGCATGGAGGTCGACGTCCTCAAGATCGCCGGTATCTCCGACCGCAACGGGTACCTGGAGTCACTCGGCCAGCGCCGCATCGCCGAGGTACGCCGGGATGCCACGGTCGGCACCGCCGAGGCCGAACGTGACGCGCAGATCCAGTCCGCACAGGCCCGTCAGGCCGGGGCCATCGCGCAGGCCGAGGCCGATACAGCCATCGCCACCGCCACCCAGAAACGTGACGTCGAGCTGGCCCGGCTGCGCGCGCAGACGGAGGCCGAGAACGCTCAGGCCGACCAGGCCGGTCCCCTCGCCCAGGCACGTGCCGAAAAGGATGTCGGTATCGCCCGCGAACAAGCGGAGGCGGCGCGCGTGCAGGCCCGCACCGAGGTGGAACAACGCCGCACCGAGCAGGCGCAGGCCGCGCTGCAGGCCGATGTGATCGCACCCGCCGAGGCCCGGCGCCAGGCCGATATCGCGATCGCCGAGGGGGCCCGGCAGGCCGCCATCCTCAAGGCGCAGTCCGACGCCGAGGCCGAGCGGCAGAAGGGCGCGGCCGAGGCCGACGCGCGTAAGGCGGCCGCCGATGCGTTCCGGGTGGAACAGCAGGCCGCGGCCGAAGGCGCCAAGGCCAAGCTGCTCGCCGAAGCCGACGGCACGAAGGCCAAACTGCTCGCCGACGCCGAGGGCATCAAGGCCAAGCTGCTGGCCGAGGCCGACGGTAAGAAGGAGGTCGCCGCCGCCCTCAACGCCTACACACCGGAGGCCGCCCGGCTCCTCACCCTCCCGGACATCCTCAACTCGGTGGTGCAGGCCACCGAAGCCGCGTCGAAACCGATCGGCGAGATCGAAAATCTGTCCATCATCGGCGGCGCGGGCGATACCCAGGACGCGTTGGGCACCCTCTTCGGGGTAAGTCCGCAGGCAGTGGCGAAAGTCATTGAGAGTCTCCGGGTCTCGGGGATCGACGTGCCCGATCTCCTGCGGCGCGCCCAACAACCCAACGAACCCGCGCCCCGCGCTCCCGCACCCGCCGCCCATCCGGAAGGATCTGTGGAGGAATAG
- a CDS encoding NfeD family protein, with the protein MNGLTVGYLAAFAVGGIAVLSALLLTDIGHGDGMPFLSLTSLSAALTGAGAGGFAASALGVAALPTAIIAAVCAVALVSGLQLFLKYLRGQQANSHSGRASYIGRLGTVTLELPAAGGWGEVAFTDADGNRVRARAITAEPEGLAKNAAVYIADVDSEYLHVVSIPDASPDAPSPPNP; encoded by the coding sequence GTGAACGGTCTAACAGTCGGATATCTGGCGGCCTTCGCGGTCGGCGGGATCGCGGTGCTGTCGGCCCTTCTGCTCACCGACATCGGACATGGCGACGGAATGCCGTTTCTTAGCCTGACCTCCCTTTCTGCCGCCCTGACCGGCGCCGGTGCCGGCGGGTTCGCCGCTTCCGCCCTGGGCGTCGCCGCACTGCCGACGGCAATCATCGCTGCTGTCTGCGCCGTTGCGCTGGTGTCTGGCCTGCAACTTTTCTTGAAGTATCTGCGGGGCCAGCAAGCGAACTCTCACTCGGGGCGCGCGTCCTACATCGGCAGGCTCGGCACGGTAACCCTCGAGCTGCCCGCCGCGGGCGGTTGGGGCGAGGTCGCGTTCACCGATGCCGACGGCAACCGGGTGCGTGCGCGGGCGATCACCGCCGAACCCGAGGGGCTGGCCAAGAACGCCGCCGTCTACATCGCCGATGTGGACTCCGAATACCTGCACGTTGTCAGCATTCCCGACGCATCGCCGGATGCGCCTTCCCCGCCCAACCCGTAA